GCGATGATCCGCAACCGCACGGCGGCGACCCCGGTCGTCCGCCCGACCTCGGCACCGCAGACGGAGCAGCACCACGCGCCCGTCGTCGCACCGGTGTCCGTGGCCGCCAACCGCGTCTCCGACGCCGCAGCCGCGCGCGCCGCTGCCGCTCCGACCGCCACCCGCGTGGTCCGTCGTGCCCGCGCCCGTTCGGTCGCCCCGACGAAGCCGACGACCCCGCGGTCGTTCAACGGCTTCATCCGCCAGCGCTCGACGATCCCCGCGCTGTCCTTCTTCGCCGTGTCGGCCTTCGTCGGCGGGTCGCTCTTCAACCCCATGCAGACCGACGCCGCCTCGGCCGCGCCGGTGCTCGCCCCGGCGCCGATCTCGACCCCGCAGCAGTTCTCCGCACACGGCACGTACGGCGACTTCGACGCGGCACGCGACGGGTTCGACGTGACGAAGCCTGCGCCGAAGCCCACGCCGACGCCAACGCCGACGCCCATGGCGACCGCCGAGGCCGACGCTGACGCCGCCACCACCGACACTACGACGACCGAGACGGCCGCGCCGCAGCAGGCCGCGCCGGCCGTGCCCGCGGTCGCGACGCCCGATCCGGGCAGTGCACAGGCCATCGCCCAGCAGATGGTCGCCGCGCGCGGGTGGGGCAACGACCAGTTCAGCTGCCTCGTCTCCCTCTGGAACAAGGAGTCCGGCTGGCGGGTGAACGCCTACAACCCGAGCGGTGCGTACGGCATCCCGCAGTCGCTCCCGGGCAGCAAGATGGCCTCGGTCGGCGCCGACTGGCAGACCAACCCGGCCACGCAGATCACCTGGGGCCTGAACTACATCACGGGCGTGTACGGCACCCCCTGCGGCGCCTGGGCGCACAGCGTCTCCTACAACTGGTACTGATCGGCGGTCGCGGTGCCGCGGAGCAACAGGCCGCGGCGTCCGCGCGGCCGTGGACACGAAGAATCGACGGAGGACGCCGGCCTCGATCGCCTGATGGGCGGATGGCGCCGGACGGAGTTCCGCCGGGGTCGTGAGTGGTCGGTGCAACCGGTCTCGGCTGCGTCCGCGCAGAAGGAGTACCGTTGCCCCGGGTGCACGCTGACCATCGAGCCGGGGACCGCCCACGTCGTGGTCTGGCGCGCTGACGGGGTGCTCGGTGACGCCGCCGACCTCGCGGCGCGTCGGCACTGGCACCACCACTGCTGGAGCATCGAATGAACGACGACGCGACCGCGTCCGAGCAGACCGCGGCAGACGCCGAGATCCGGTCGGGAACCGTGCTGCCCGCACGCCGCACGGACATCGAGCTGGTCACCGACGACCACCTGACGCTCGTGGGGGAGCTGGCCGAACCGCTCGACCGCCCCGCGCGGGGGATCCTGGTCACGCTGCACCCCCTGCCGACCGCGCACGGTTTCATGGACTCGCACGTGCTCAAGAAGGCGGCTGCACGGTTGCCGGAGCTCGCCGACATCGCCGTGCTGCGCTTCAACTTCCGCTCGGTCACCTCGCCCCGGGGCACGTCGGAAGGCTCGTTCGGTGACGGCGTGTCCGAGGGCTTCGACCTGCGCGCCGCCGTGCACGAGGTCGTCGACCGCGGCCTGCCGACGCCCTGGCTGGTCGGCTGGTCCTTCGGGACCGAGGTGATCCTCAAGCACGCCCGCGAACACGTCGATGCCGGGCACGTCGCGGGCGTCGTCCTCCTGTCCCCGCCGCTGCACCGGACGTCCGACGACGAACTGCGTCGGTGGGCGGACGTCGGTGTCCCGGTCGTCGCACTCGTCCCCGAGCACGACGACTTCCTGCAGCCGGAGGAGGCCGCACGACGGTTCGCGATCGCTCCCACCGTGCGGGTCGTCCCGGTTGCGGGCGCGAAGCACCTGTGGGTGGGGGAGAAGTACGTGCGGATCGTCCTCGACGCCCTGGCCGACCTCGTCGTGCCGGGCACCGCACCCCTGCCCACGACCTGGTCCGACCCCTCCGCCTGACCAGGCCGGACCGCGCCGCCGGGGCCGGACCGCGCCGCCGGGGCCGGACCGCGCCGCCGGGGCCGGGGCCGGACGACGACAACCGCGCCACGGAACGAGACGGGCGCGGCCGGACGGTGTCCGACCGCGCCCGTGGCACGTGTGCTGGTGCGGCATCAGCGCCCGCCGTCGGCCTGCCCTGCGACCGCGTCCTCGTCGTGGGATCCGGCGGCCGTCCCGGGAGCGCCCTGCTCGTCGATCACCCCGGCCGCGTGGCTGAGCACCCCGCGCAGGTTCTCGAGGTAGCCGGCCACGGCCTCCCGTTCGGTCCGGATGGCCGCGAGCCGGTCCTCCGCCTCGGCGAGGAGGGCAGCGGTCCGCTCCTCGGCGTCGGCGACCAGGCGGTGCGCACGTCCCTGGGCGTCGCGGACGAGGTCGGCGGCCTGCTCCTGGGCGGTCCGCTCGTGCTCCCGCGCCAGGTCGGCGGTCTCGCGCTCGAGTCGGTCAGCCGTCTCGCGGGCCGTCGCTGCCCGACGCGTCGCCTCGGCGAGCTGCAGGTTCGCCTCGTCCAGGTACTTCTGCGTCTCGGTGACCGTCGCGCGGTGTCGCTCCAGGTACTCCTGCTCGGCGTCGTCGCGGCGCGCGGCCAGTTCGGTCTCGAGTGCGGCCCGTGCCTCGTCGCGTTCGCGCTCGAGGGTCGCGTGGGCCTCGTCGCGTTCCTGAGCGAGTCCGGCGCGTGCGGTGTCGATCTCCTGACGCAGCGCGGCGCGCTCGGCGAACAGGCCGTCGAGCTCCGCGGTC
The sequence above is drawn from the Curtobacterium sp. L6-1 genome and encodes:
- a CDS encoding transglycosylase SLT domain-containing protein, translated to MIRNRTAATPVVRPTSAPQTEQHHAPVVAPVSVAANRVSDAAAARAAAAPTATRVVRRARARSVAPTKPTTPRSFNGFIRQRSTIPALSFFAVSAFVGGSLFNPMQTDAASAAPVLAPAPISTPQQFSAHGTYGDFDAARDGFDVTKPAPKPTPTPTPTPMATAEADADAATTDTTTTETAAPQQAAPAVPAVATPDPGSAQAIAQQMVAARGWGNDQFSCLVSLWNKESGWRVNAYNPSGAYGIPQSLPGSKMASVGADWQTNPATQITWGLNYITGVYGTPCGAWAHSVSYNWY
- a CDS encoding alpha/beta hydrolase; its protein translation is MNDDATASEQTAADAEIRSGTVLPARRTDIELVTDDHLTLVGELAEPLDRPARGILVTLHPLPTAHGFMDSHVLKKAAARLPELADIAVLRFNFRSVTSPRGTSEGSFGDGVSEGFDLRAAVHEVVDRGLPTPWLVGWSFGTEVILKHAREHVDAGHVAGVVLLSPPLHRTSDDELRRWADVGVPVVALVPEHDDFLQPEEAARRFAIAPTVRVVPVAGAKHLWVGEKYVRIVLDALADLVVPGTAPLPTTWSDPSA